From the genome of Impatiens glandulifera chromosome 9, dImpGla2.1, whole genome shotgun sequence, one region includes:
- the LOC124915874 gene encoding uncharacterized protein LOC124915874 — MARDEATKQERWEGTVRSKIERVSKDRVWPFLANFFHWQTIFLAIESSIGVKGISGNIGCVRNVTLKPEASLGWEGKYSRWGLEKLVEIDHTRKWMRYEVLDNTYGWNNYEATITLASLEGKTINGSEFIWSFSLDPVEDGRSLETMIKDYKANLASASARVKQLCGVSK, encoded by the coding sequence ATGGCAAGGGATGAAGCAACTAAACAAGAGAGATGGGAAGGCACAGTGAGATCCAAAATAGAAAGGGTCAGTAAGGATCGTGTATGGCCTTTTCTAGCAAACTTCTTCCATTGGCAAACAATCTTCCTTGCCATCGAGAGTTCTATAGGAGTCAAGGGCATTTCAGGAAATATAGGCTGTGTGAGGAATGTTACCCTAAAACCTGAAGCAAGCCTTGGTTGGGAGGGTAAATATAGTCGATGGGGTTTAGAAAAGCTTGTGGAGATAGATCATACTCGCAAATGGATGAGGTACGAGGTTCTTGATAATACCTATGGGTGGAATAATTACGAGGCTACAATAACTCTTGCATCCCTTGAAGGGAAGACCATTAATGGTTCTGAATTTATTTGGTCGTTTTCTCTTGACCCCGTAGAAGATGGAAGGTCATTAGAAACTATGATTAAGGATTATAAAGCAAACCTTGCATCTGCTTCTGCGCGGGTGAAGCAATTGTGCGGGGTTTCAAAATGA